In the genome of Bordetella avium, the window GCCGTTCCGGCATTGCCCAAAAACAGTTCCGCCTTTTCGGCGAGGAAACGGCGGGCGCCTTCGACCGCCACCCTGCCCTGCCCGAGATCCGTTACGGCCACGCCCAGCTGCCGCAAAGCCGCAAGCATCACCCGGGTGTCATCGGAATCAAGCAGGCCGCTGATTTCGGTACGGCCCTCAGCCAGCGCGGCAATCAGCAGCACACGATTGGAAATACTCTTGGAGCCCGGCAGCGCGGCAAGGCCGCGCGCCTGGCGGATATGAGGCAAATCCAGATAGGCCAATGCATTCATCAGGAAGACTCCTTGCGCCAGGCCCGCCGCGCCAATGCGGCATCCTGCAGCCATTGCTGCAAGCCCGCGCCATCAGCGGCTAGCAAAGCGGCTTCGGTTCGGTCCAGCACGGCGCGCAGCGCCGTCAGCTCGGCCAGCATGGCCGAACGGTTAGACAGGAAAATATCGCGCCACATTTCGGGCGAGCCTGCGGCAATGCGGGTGAAATCGCGAAAACCCGAGCCCGCGAGCGCCAGGCGCGTCGCGGCGTCGTCCGCCTCGCACACCTGCGCCATATAAACGGCCGACAGGAAGTGCGGCAAGTGGCTCACAGAAGCCAGCACACTGTCATGCGCCTCTGGCGTCATCTCGAGCACCATCGCGCCGCAAACCTCCCAGGCAGCGCGCACCAGCGCCACGGCATCAGCAGCATTCTCGGCTAGCGGGGTGAGAATCACCTTGCGGCCGGCATACAGGCTCGCATCGGCAGCATCGGGACCGGTGCGCTCAGCGCCAGCGATAGGATGCCCCGGCACGAAAGCGCCGATATGATCACCCAAGGCCGCACGCGCAGCATCCACGACTTCGGCCTTGGTGCTGCCGCCATCGGTAATCACGGTCGTAGCGCGCAGATGATCGCGCATGCGTGCGAGCATCGGCCCCAGGCTGCCGACCGGCGTCGCCAACATGATGAGGTCGGCCTGGGCAGCGGCGATCTCCGGGCTGACAATATCGTCGATCAAGCCCAGATGCTTGGCCTGCGCCAGCGAATCAGGATTACGGCCCACGCCCAGCACACGCCCGACCTGACCGGCCTGACGCAAGGCTGCCGCGAAAGAGCCCCCAATCAATCCCACACCCACCACCGCCAGAACAGGAATCAACGCCTGCTGTGCGGTCGGGGAGGCGCTCATGCCGACAAAATCTCAGTCAGGGCAGCGATAAAGCGCTCGTTCTCGGCAGGCAGGCCAATCGAGACACGCAAGCACTCGGGCAGGCCGTCGCCCGCCACCGGACGCACGATGACGCCGCGCTTGAGCAGTTCGAGGTTGATGCGCGGCGCATCTCCCACATGCACCAGCACAAAGTTGCCATAGCTCGGCACATAAGACAGCCCGAGCTTATCGAAGGCCGCGCAAAGCTGTGCTTTGCCTGCCTTGTTGGTGGCGTAGGCATTTTGCAAAAACTCGGCATCGCCCAACGCCGCGATCGCGGCCGCCTGAGCCAGCGTATTGACGTTGAAGGGCTGGCGCACGCGGTTGAGCAGATCAGTAAGCGCCGGCTGCGCGAGCGCAAAGCCCACGCGCAATCCCGCCAGGCCATAGGCTTTAGAAAACGTGCGCGAAACGATCAGGTTGGGAAAACGGCGCACTAATTCGACGCTGTCGAAACGGTGCTCGGGATCGAGGTATTCGTTATAGGCCTCATCCAACACCACGGTCACACGCTCGCCGTGCGCCTGAGCCACCTGCTCAAGAAAACGCGCAATCGCCGCGCCCGGCGCGAAAGTGCCCGTCGGATTGTTGGGATTGGCGATGAACACCACCCGCGTCTCTTCATCGATGGCCGCGAACATCGCGTCCAGATCGTGGCCGTACGCCTGGGCGGGCACCATAATGTGCCGCGCGCCGCGCGCCTGCGTGGCCAAGCGGTAAACCACGAAAGAATGCTGGGCATAGACCGCCGCGCGGCCCGGCGCCAGCAGCGCCAGCGCGACAATTTCCAGGATGTCGTTCGACCCGTTACCCAAGGTGATCCAGTTCGCCGGCACGCCATACCGCGCAGACAGCGCCGCCTTCAGATCGAAGCCGGCCGGATCAGGATAGCGCGCCAACGCGCCCGCCGCGGCCAGCATGGCCTGGCGGGCCGACTCCGGCATGCCCAAAGGGTTTTCGTTGGATGCCAGCTTGATGATGCTGGCCGGGTCCAGGCCAAATTCGCGGGCCAGTTCTTCGATGGGCTTGCCAGCCTGGTACGGGGCGATGGCGCCCACATGAGCAGGCGCGGCGAGGGTTTTGTTTGCTTGGGTCATGGTGACGGCGGAACCGGGCTTATTGCGCGGGATAGGAGCCAAGAATCTTGAAAAAGGCGGCCTGCTGGGCCAGTGCGGCGAAGGCTGCGGCCACATTGCTGTCCTTCTGGTGGCCGAGGCAATCGATATAGAAGTAGTACTCCCACTGCCCGGTGCGCGCCGGGCGCGACTCAAAGCGCGTCATCGACACACCATTGACTGCCAGCGGCGACAACATATCGTAGACCGCGCCGGCACGATTAGGCACAGCCAGAATCAAACTGGTTTTGTCCCGTCCGCTGGGCAAGGGCTCGATGTGGCCGATGGCGACGAACCGGGTGCGGTTTTGCGCGTCATCCTGGATACCCGCGGCAACGATGCCCAGCTTCCAGGGCTGCGCCGCAACCTCACCGGCAATGGCGGCCACGGAGGGATCGCCGGCCGCAACCCGGGCAGCCTCGGAATTGCTGGCCGCCGCCACCCGCTTAAGGTCAGGATAATGGCGGTTCAACCAACCCTGGCACTGCGCCAGCGCCTGAGGATGCGCGGAAATGGTTTGCACCCCTTCCATCGTGCCGGACTGCGACATCAAGCAATGACGGATCAATAGCGAACGCTCGCCCATGATCTTGAGCGGCGTGTTCAGCAACAGATCCAGGTTGCGGTTGACGGCGCCTTCCGTGGAGTTCTCGACCGGCACCATCCCCACATCGGCCTGGCCGCTCTCGATGGCGCGAAACACCTCATCGAACGAAGCGCAGGGCAATTGCGTAACCGAATGGCCAAACTGCTCCAGCGCAGCCTGCTCGGAGAAGGAACCTTGCGGCCCGAGGTAGGCCACGGTCATGCCGCGCTCCAAGCCCCGGCAGGCCGACATGATTTCAGTCCAGACGGCAGCGACCGCGTCATTGGGAAAGGGGCCGAGGTTGCTCTGCTGCAAGCCTCGGATGACCTCGGCTTCGCGCTCAGGGCGCAGCACCGGGCCGTCCGCATGCGCCGCATGCTTGACCTCGCCGACTTCCTGAGCCGTGCGCGCCCGCTGACCGAGAAGCTCAAGAATCTGCCTGTCAAGGGCATCAATGCGGTCGCGCAGCGGCCGCAGCTTGGCCTGCAAATCATCCATGGAGACGCTCGAATTCCTTCAGGTAATCAACCAGAGCCTGCACGCCTGCCAGCGGCATGGCGTTGTAAATCGATGCGCGCATCCCGCCCACGCTCTTGTGGCCCTTGAGCGCCAACAGACCCGCGGCCTCAGCCCCCTTCAAGAAGGCGTCATTGAGCGACTCGTCATGCAGCACGAAGGGGACGTTCATGCGCGAACGCACTGCCGGATGCACCGGGTTGCGATAAAACCCGCTGGCATCGAGATAACCGTAAAGCAGATCGGCCTTGGCCTTGTTGGCGGCCTCCAGCCCTTGCACCCCGCCCTGCGCCTTAACCCACTTATAGACCAGACCCGCGACATAAATAGCGAAGGTCGGCGGCGTGTTGTAGCGCGAGTGCTCAGCAGCCACATTGGCGTAATCGAAGGCTGATGGGCAGATGGACAACGCCTTGCCCAGCAAATCGCGGCGCGCAATGACCACCGTCACGCCAGCGGGGCCAGCGTTCTTCTGTGCGCCGGCAAACAGCAGGCCGGTACGCGTGACATCGAGCGGACGCGACAGAAAATGCGAGGAAGCATCCACCACCAAGGGCACATCCGGTGCGCCGAACGCGGCCAGATCAGGCCATTCGGTGAACTCGACGCCACCGATGGTCTCATTGCTGCACAGGTGCAGATAGGCAGCCTCGGGACGCACCCGCCAATCGCTCAGGGGCGGCACCCAGGTAAAGGGGCGCTGCTCATGCCCATCGATATTGACCGCCTGCGCGCTCGATGCCGCAATCTGCGCGTCACCATAACGGCCCGCTTCCTTGTGCGAACGGGTAGACCAATGACCCGTCACCACGAAATCCGCAGCCGGTAAACCGCGCCGGCCGATCAGATTCATCGGGACGATGGCGTTCTCGCCCAGACCGCCCCCCTGCATGAACATGATGGCGTAATCCGCCGGCACATTCATGAGTTCACGCAGGTCCGCTTCGGCTTCGTCACAGATCTGCACGAACTGGCGTCCGCGGTGACTCATTTCCATCACCGACATGCCGCTGCCGTGCCAATCCAGCATCTCCGCCGCAGCCTGCTGCAACACCGACTCGGGCAGGGCCGAAGGTCCAGCCGAGAAATTCCAGGGGCGCGCCATCTCTTGCTTACTCCGTAGGTTCTTCAGTCGATTCAGCGACGCCGTCGGCACCGTCCGAGCCATCCGCAGCGTCGGCCGCCTCGTCATCATCGGCATCGCTTTCCGCCACGCGGCGCACACCCGACAACGAACTGCCATCGTCGACACTGATGAGGGTCACCCCTTGCGTGGCGCGGCCCATTTCGCGGATCTCGCTCACGCGGGTGCGCACCAGAACGCCGCCGGTGGTGATCAGCATGATTTCATCGCTCGGGTTGACCAGCACGGCACCCACGACACGGCCGTTGCGCGAGCTGGTCTGGATGGCGATCATGCCCTTGGTGCCACGGCCATGACGGGTGTATTCGGCGATAGACGTGCGCTTGCCATAACCGTTTTCGGTCGCGGTGAGCACACTCTGGCTTTCATCGCCCGCCACCAGCAGCGCGATCACGCTCTGGCTGTCTTCGAGCATCATCCCGCGCACACCGCGCGCCGCGCGGCCCATGGGGCGAACGTCGTTCTCGTCAAAGCGCACGGCCTTGCCGGAATCCGAGAAGAGCATGACATCGTGCTTGCCATCGGTCAGATCGGCGCCGATGAGGTAATCGCCCTCGTCCAGATCGACCGCGATGATGCCGGCCTTACGCGGATTGGAGAAGTCAGACAGCGCTGTCTTCTTGACGGTGCCGCGCGAGGTCGCCATGAACACGTAGTGGTCGTCACTGAACTCCTTGACCGGCAGCACCACGGTGATCTTCTCGCCGTCCGCCAGCGGGAACATATTGACGATAGGCTTGCCGCGCGAATTGCGCGTGCCCTGCGGAACCTCCCAGACCTTAAGCCAATAGACCCGGCCACGGTTGGAGAAGCACAGCAGATAGTCGTGCGTATTGGCAATAAAGAGCTGATCGACCCAGTCGTTTTCTTTCATCTGGGTCGCCTGCTTGCCACGCCCGCCGCGTTTTTGCGAGCGGTATTCCGACAAGGGCTGGCTCTTGATATAGCCGCCATGGGACATCGTCACGACCATGTCCATCGGCGTAATCAGATCCTCGGTGTCCAACTCGGTAGCGTTGAGCTCGATCTCGGAGCGGCGGCTATCCTTGGCCCCAGTCGAGAACTCCGCCTTGATGGCCTGGAGCTCTTCTCCGATGATGGTCGTAATGCGTTCCGGGCGGGCGAGAATATCGAGCAGATCGGCAATGGTGTCCATCACGTCCTTGTACTCGCCGATGATCTTGTCCTGCTCCAGGCCGGTCAGGCGCTGCAAGCGCATGTTCAGGATTTCCTGAGCCTGCGTTTCCGACAAGCGGTATTGGCCGTCGCCCTGCAAACCGAAACCCTCGGGCAGATCTTCCGGGCGGAAAGCCTGGCGGCCGCCGACCACATCGCCGTCGGCACGCGCCAGCATTTCACGCACCAGGGAAGAATCCCAATTGCGCGCCATCAATTCCTGACGCGCCACGGGCGGCGTCGGCGCAGCCTTGATGATAGCGATGAAGTCGTCGATATTTGCCAGCGCAACCGCCAGGCCTTCCAGCACATGGCCGCGCTCACGGGCCTTGCGCAACTGGAACACCGTGCGGCGCGTCACGACTTCGCGGCGATGCTGCAAGAAATAGGAGATCAGTTGCTTGAGGTTGAGCAGGCGCGGCTGGCCATCGACCAGCGCCACCAGATTCATCCCGAAGGTGTCCTGCAACTGCGTGTTCTTGTACAGATTATTGAGCACGACCTCAGGCACTTCACCGCGCTTGAGTTCGATGACCAGACGCATGCCATCTTTATCCGACTCGTCGCGAATGTCGGAGATGCCTTCGATCTTCTTCTCGTTGACCAACTCGGCGATACGCTCTTGCAAGGTCTTCTTGTTGACCTGATAAGGGATGGCGTCGACCACGATGGCCTGACGGTTGCCCTTGTCCATGTCTTCGAAATGCGTCTTGGCGCGCATGATGACGCGCCCGCGGCCGGTGCGATAGCCTTCGCGCACGCCCACCATGCCGTAGATGATGCCGCCCGTGGGGAAATCCGGAGCCGGAATAATCTCCAGCAACTCATCGATCGTGCACTCGGGGTTGCGCAGGCAGTACAGACAGCCTTCCACCACTTCGCCGAGATTGTGCGGCGGAATATTGGTGGCCATGCCCACCGCGATCCCCGAACTGCCATTCACCAACAGATTGGGCAGGCGCGAGGGCAGCAACAGCGGCTCTTGCTCGCTGCCATCATAGTTGGGCCCGAAATCGACGGTTTCCTGATCGATATCGGCAAGCAACTCGTGCGCAATCTTGGCTAGGCGAATTTCGGTGTATCGCATGGCGGCGGCGTTATCGCCGTCGATAGAGCCGAAGTTGCCCTGCCCGTCCACTAGCATGTAGCGCATGGAGAAGTCCTGCGCCATGCGAACAATGGTGTCGTACACGGACTGATCGCCGTGAGGGTGGTATTTACCGATGACGTCACCGACGATACGCGCGGACTTCTTGTAAGCGCGATTCCAATCGTTGTTCAACTCGTGCATCGCGTAGAGCACGCGCCGGTGCACGGGCTTCAAGCCGTCTCGCACATCCGGTAGCGCCCGTCCAACGATCACGCTCATTGCGTAATCGAGGTAGCTGCGGCGCATCTCTTCTTCCAGCGATACCGGAAGCGTCTCCTTGGCAAAGGAATCCATATATATAGCGACAGAATCGTGTGTAAGGAGGAACCCGGGCCGGGTAAACGGTAAATTCTAACATTCGATTGCAGCGGCACCCGGATTGATGGCCGAGGCAGCCGATGATCGATGACAAGCGGGCTGAGCGGCTCGACAATCCCGCACCTGTTGCCAAAAACCAACACGAATACTGCATAGGGGACCAAATGCTCATATCCTTGGGCCACGGGCCGGCTTAAGAGGAGCCAAAGGTTCCCAAATGCCTTAAGATTGTTTCCAGCACGCAGGAGACCCAGTGGTGGCCCTTTGAACCTGTTCGGAGCGTTGCTATACTGGCCCCGTTTTCCTGATATGCGGCGGGGGTTCGCTGCGAGTCACTTATCCAGCTTCAAGCTCAACGAGGAGAAACATGAACAAACCCTCCAAATTCGCTCTGGCGCTTGCCTTCGCCGCCGTTACGGCCTCTGGTGTTGCCTCGGCTCAGACCGTGGACAACTGGCGCAATCCGTATGGCAACGTCTGGAAGAACGGCACGAATGAATTGTGCTGGCGCGATGCCTTCTGGACCCCGGCCACCGGCATCCCCGGCTGCGACGGCGTCCCGGTTGCTCAGCAACCGAAGGAAAAGCCCGCCCCGATGGCCGCCAAGGTGGTCTTCAACGCTGACACCTTCTTCGACTTCGACAAGTCCACGCTGAAGCCCGAAGGCCGTCAGCTGCTGGATCAAGTCGCGCAGCAAGCTCGCGCGATCGATCTCGAAACCATCATCGCCGTCGGTAACACCGACTCGATCGGTACCGAAGCCTACAACATGAAGCTTTCCGAGCGCCGCGCCGCTTCGGTCAAGGCTTACCTGGTGAGCAAGGGCATCGATCCGAACCGTATCTACACGGAAGGCAAGGGCAAGCTGAACCCGATCGCCTCCAACAAGACCGCCGAAGGCCGCGCCCGTAACCGTCGCGTGGAAATCGAAATCGTCGGTAGCCGCAAGTAATTGCTGCACGAGTCGGTACAATAAAAGGGCCTCGCTTAGCGAGGCCCTTTTTTCGTCCGCCCACCTCGCCGCCTATGACCACTGCTAACTCTGCCTCTCGCCCCAACATTAACGTAGACCAGGCCGAACTGGACAAGTTCAGCGCCCTGGCCGCACGCTGGTGGGATCCGGAGAGTGAATTCAAGCCTCTGCACGCCATCAACCCACTGCGGCTGGAATGGATACAGGAGCTCGCGGGCAGCCTGCAAGGACGCCGGGTGCTGGACGTCGGCTGTGGCGGAGGCATCCTCTCCGAAGCGATGGCCCAGGCCGGCGCAGACGTTACCGGCATCGATCTAGCCGAAAAATCCCTCAAAATCGCTCGCTTGCATGGACTGGAGTCCGGCGTCAAAGTGGAATACCGCGCCGTGCCCGTCGAAGAACTGGCGACCGAACAAGCCGGCCAGTACGACATCGTGACCTGCATGGAAATGCTGGAACACGTACCCGACCCCAACTCCGTCGTGCGCGCCTGCGCCGCGCTGGTCAAACCGGGAGGCTGGGTATTTTTCTCGACCCTGAACCGCAACCCCAAATCCTTTTTGTTTGCGATTATCGGCGCCGAATATGTGCTGCGCTTGCTGCCGCGCGGCACGCACAGCTACGAGCACTTCATCAAACCCAGCGAACTGGCCGCCAGCGCACGCCAGGCCGGCCTGGAACCCTCGGGCATGCGCGGCATGGAATACAACCCCATCACGCAGATTTACTCGCTGTCGGGCAACACTTCGGTCAACTATCTGATGGCAACCCGCAAATGAGCGCACTGATCCTGTTCGATTTCGACGGCACCCTGGCCGACACCGCCCCCGATCTGGTGGCGGCGGCCAACCGCCAGCGCATCCGCCGCGACATGGCCCCTCTGCCCTACGAAACCCTGCGTCCGCTTGCCTCGCAAGGTGCGCGCGGCCTGCTGCGAGTGGCGCTCGGCCTGCAACCCGGCGATGCTGACTACGAGCCAGCCCGCCTACAGTTCCTCGCCGACTATGCCGAAGGCTCGACGCAGCAAAGCCGGCTTTTTCCTGGCATTGCCGATTTGCTGAACCATATTCAGGCTCAGGGGCTGGCATGGGGCATCGTCACCAATAAAGTCACCCACCTCACCCTACCCATCGTCGAGCACCTGGATCTGGTTAGGCACAGCGCCGTACTGGTTTGCGGCGACACCACGGCGCATGCCAAACCGCACCCGCTGCCGCTGTTGCATGCCGCCGAGCAGGCGGGCTACACAACTGACCGGTGCGTGTATATCGGCGATGATCTGCGCGACATCCAGGCCGCGCACGCCGCCGGCATGCCCGCCATTGCCGCCGCCTACGGCTACGTCGGCGACGGCGACGGCGAGGATGCCTCCCACTGGCAGGCGGAGCGCCTGGTCGATTCGCCACTGGCGCTTTGGGAAGCCATCGCCGCCCTGCTGCCGCAGGATTTGCGCCCCTAAGCTGCGCACGGGGCGCAAGCCCCGATTATCCCGCTCGACCGACCAGTCCTGACAAACGCGGCATCTTTATCACGCCGCCTTTGCACCGCACAATGTGCGTATCTCGCCGGCGCCACATGCGCCCAGCTCCGTTCACGCGCCCCAAGTTTTTGCCTTTCCAAGCCCGTCATCTCACGCCTTAGGCGTGCTGGATATCCATGCTATTGCCCATTCTGTTGCTATCGGCGGCCGGATTCACCATCCTGACCACCGAATTCCTCATCATCGGCCTGCTGCCGCCGATGGCGCGTGACCTGCAGGTTACGGTCTCCCAGGCCGGTCTGTTGGTATCGCTATTCGCCTTTACCGTGGCAAGCGCCGGCCCCTTCCTCACCGCACTCGCCACCAACATCGAGCGCAAACGCCTATTTGTGGGCGTACTCATCCTCTTCGGGCTCTCCAACGTCGTAGCCGCACTCGCGCCCAATATCGGGATCATGGCCATCGCACGCTTCATCCCGGCGCTAGCGCTGCCCGTGTTCTGGTCCCTGGCCAGCGCCACCGCTGTCGAACTGGTCGGCCCCGCGCACGCCGGCCGCGCCATCTCCATGGTGGCCTTCGGCATCGTCGCGGCCACCGTATTCGGCATCCCTATCGGCGTACTGATTTCCGATGCCTTCGGCTGGCGCGCTGCCTTCGGCATTCTGGCCGGGGTGTCCTTTGCCAAGGCCATCCTTCTTGCCCTGACCTTCCCCGCCATCCGCGTCGCCAATACCGGCCTGCGCTTTACCACCCAGTTACGCGTTCTGCGCGACCCCTTCGTCGTTGGCAATGTGCTGCTCTCGGTGCTGATCTTTACCGGCATGTTCACGGCCTACACCTATCTGGCCGACATGCTCGAGCGCCTGGCCGGCTTTGACGGCCGCATCGTGGGCTGGAGCATGATGGGCTTTGGCGCCATCGGCATCGTCGGCAACACACTGGGCGGCAGACTGGTCGATAAAAGCCCCTTGGGCACTACCTCCCTGTTCACCGCCTTGATGGCCGCCAGCCTCGCCGTCATCACGATGGCCATGCAGGCCCACATCGCGCTGGCTCTCACACTCGGGGTCTGGGGCATCGCACAGGCCGCCCTGTTCATCGTTTGCCATGTGCGCGTCATGAAATCCGCCCCCCAGGCCCCCGCCTTTGCCGCCTCGCTCAACATCTCCGGCGCCAACATCGGCATCGGGCTGGGCGCCGTCGTGGGCGGCGGCGTCATCGAGCGCCTGAGTCTCAGCGACCTCGGCTGGTCCTCCGCCTTGATCCTGGCCGCCGCGCTCCTGCTCGCCGCAGGCCTCATGATCCGCTCACGCCACCGCCCCCCCATCGATTCCTCCCCCCATATCCACGCCATGCATTGATGCCTGGCGGCATGTCCCCTAATCACGTACAATAGAAAGTTCACTCGGGGCCGATCCGGATTCGACGTGGGTCATGAAACAGTTCAGGGCATGTCGAGCACCAGTACGCTCGTAAAACCACTGGAAACAATACAAACGCCAACGACGAGCGTTTCGCTCTCGCCGCTTAAGCGGTGAGCCGCTGCACTGATCTGTCCTTGGGTCAGGCGGAGGAAGCAACTCCCGTAAGGGAGCCATCGCCTAAAGGGGCAACCCTTGAACCGCAGCAGTGTTATTCACAAGGAATCGGTCTGCGCTGGGGTCACACGGTTCAGGCTTAAATTACGTGAATCGCTTCGGTCCGGCCCGTTGATCGGCTAAGTCCGGGGTTAAATCCAAATAGATCAACTAAGCATGTAGAACTGACTGCGGAGGGCTTGCGGACGGGGGTTCAATTCCCCCCGGCTCCACCAAATTCTCAAGCAATATCAAGCACTTAGAAAAGGCCAACTCTAAAAGTTGGCTTTTTTTTGCGCGCTGTTTGGCTCGCTTGGTCAGTTTTTGCCCCCCCCCTCTAAGGATGGCGCACGGCGGTTTTCGAAGGCTGCGGCCGCAAATTGGCGGATCGTCACGGGCGGCACGCAAAAGCCTACTTGCAATTAACGGCCGGGAGTCATGCTGAAAGCACCTTGCGTCACGGAAATCAGCATGTGGGCGCGTGAGGATGCCGCCAAAATGATACGCAAACGAGCCAACATCCTTCTTATTACCGCAGCGTACGCCACCGGCGCAGCCCTCGTAAAACGGGTAATCGGATAAAACAGCAGTCCACCAAAAGGGAAACTACGATGACCTACACGGCGCCGACACCCGCCCAACTCCAAGCCCTTAAGACTGCACTTGACTACACCGG includes:
- a CDS encoding MFS transporter, whose product is MLLPILLLSAAGFTILTTEFLIIGLLPPMARDLQVTVSQAGLLVSLFAFTVASAGPFLTALATNIERKRLFVGVLILFGLSNVVAALAPNIGIMAIARFIPALALPVFWSLASATAVELVGPAHAGRAISMVAFGIVAATVFGIPIGVLISDAFGWRAAFGILAGVSFAKAILLALTFPAIRVANTGLRFTTQLRVLRDPFVVGNVLLSVLIFTGMFTAYTYLADMLERLAGFDGRIVGWSMMGFGAIGIVGNTLGGRLVDKSPLGTTSLFTALMAASLAVITMAMQAHIALALTLGVWGIAQAALFIVCHVRVMKSAPQAPAFAASLNISGANIGIGLGAVVGGGVIERLSLSDLGWSSALILAAALLLAAGLMIRSRHRPPIDSSPHIHAMH